The sequence AACCAATATTGGTCGCAAAGTTCTCGTAGAGTCCGGTGAGCAGCGAATCGATGTAGCCGCGCAAGGTGACGTTCTCGGTAATACCGTCCTTTACTTCCGATAGCTCCCGTACTGTCAAGTGAACCGCGCCAATTTTGACGGTATCGTCCGGCGAATGCTGGGCCGAAACACCGACGATCTGATTCGTCTTCGCGTCGAAATGGAGAGTGTATTCACCCTGGCCGTACATCGGCTTGAAGTTGTACGTATAAATATAATCGTGACCATCGACCCGGTAGGGATACTTCACAGAGTCCTTCGCAATATTCAGCACAGTCATCTCAGCCTTATTACGAAGGATATGCAAGTCGAGATCTTTGACGGTATCGCGTGTGGGATCGGCAACGCGGACCCGGACATTGAAATTACGTCCGTCTTTCTCGTTCGGATCGCCAATAATCATGCTCTGGTCCGAGGTCGAGCTAACGCTCGTCGCAGACCCGCGCAGTGAATTCAGGATCGTCTCAGCAATGAGCTGAATCTGCTTGCGCTTTGCCTCGAGCGCGAGCTTCTCCTTGCGAAGTTCATCTTCTGCGTCATCGCGTTCCACGATGATGATCAGCAGTTCGAGAAGAACGGCAAGGTAAAGAATAAAATAGACTTTACCGGCGCCTCCACCTTTTGACATGTGCTATCCTTTACAGTAGTTACGGTTACTCAGTTTTTACACTCATCGTTGGCAACAGGTGACGAGTGCTGAGTAAAGAGTGGAGATCCCAGTCTCGCTACTCGCTCGTTGTTACTCGTCCACCGATCAGCCGCTCGACCATTTTCGAAATTTGGTCGAGTTCCACGTTCACCTCGTCACCAGTTTTCAAATTCTGGATGTTCGTATGACGAAAGGTATGAGGAATAATAGCGATCTTGACAGTCCGCTGTTGAATCGCGGCGACAGTCAGGCTGATGCCGTCGATGGCGATCGAGCCCATCGGGACGACGTAGCGTTCGGCGCCGGGAGGAAGTCCGAACAGGAATTCCCAACTGCCATTCATCTCGCGGATTTCGAGCACGCGGGCAATGCCATCAACGTGACCGGTGACCAAGTGGCCGCCAAGTCTCGTGATCGGAGTCGCAGCACGTTCGAGATTGATCCTCGTACCTATTGTCAAAGAACCCAGGGTCGTCTTTTCCAGCGTCTCCCGTACACAAGTGACCTCAAAAAAGGGCGGTGTGACGCGTTCCGCAGTCAAGCACACCCCATTTACGGCAATGGAATCGCCGATTTTGAGTCCATTTTGCAGGATTTTGGGTTCAGACTCACTCTGCCGCCCCTCTTCCAGGAATACGCATTCTGCCTTTATTTTTAGACATTGTGACGTCCCTGATATGATTCGGTCAACGACTGTGCCGAGTTCTTCAATGAGGCCAGTGAACATAGACGGTAAGAGTTCGACGAACGGTAAGGATTAGGAGAATAGAATGAAGTATGGGACAAGGCGTGAGTCTTCTTTGATCATGGACCCCGAAAGGCGCATTGCGATTCTCTTAGTTCCGAAGAGGTACATCACGGGATTCCGAGCCTGCTTTCATCCAATTCCACGATCAAGAAAAAATTCACGACTTTTATGAAGATATAGGACTTTTACAGTCCGACATCATGTTAGAGTACTCAGGTATGCTCAGACTATCAAAACGGGTCGAATATGGACTTGTCGCGCTGCAACATCTTGCGCGGCGTGGCGGAGTTTCCACGGTCCGCGAGATGGCGGACGTGAATGGGATCTCCTATGACTTGCTGGCCAAGATCATGCAAGATCTGAAGCGAGATGGGATGATTTGCTCGTACCAGGGCGTACGGGGCGGATATACTCTCATGCTCGCGCCGCAAGAGATCACGCTCACGCGCGTCGTGAACGCGCTCGAGCAGGAGAACTCGATAACCTCCTGTACCTCGACGTCAGATGGTGAGAGTTGTCCTCGGGAGCCTGTTTGCACGATCAAGGGTCCGATGCACTTGTTGCAAGGGACGATGGAGCAGGCGCTAAACTCCGTCACGCTCGCAAAATTATTGTAGAA comes from Bacteroidota bacterium and encodes:
- a CDS encoding riboflavin synthase, encoding MFTGLIEELGTVVDRIISGTSQCLKIKAECVFLEEGRQSESEPKILQNGLKIGDSIAVNGVCLTAERVTPPFFEVTCVRETLEKTTLGSLTIGTRINLERAATPITRLGGHLVTGHVDGIARVLEIREMNGSWEFLFGLPPGAERYVVPMGSIAIDGISLTVAAIQQRTVKIAIIPHTFRHTNIQNLKTGDEVNVELDQISKMVERLIGGRVTTSE
- a CDS encoding Rrf2 family transcriptional regulator, whose product is MLRLSKRVEYGLVALQHLARRGGVSTVREMADVNGISYDLLAKIMQDLKRDGMICSYQGVRGGYTLMLAPQEITLTRVVNALEQENSITSCTSTSDGESCPREPVCTIKGPMHLLQGTMEQALNSVTLAKLL